A region of Desulfuromonas sp. TF DNA encodes the following proteins:
- the radA gene encoding DNA repair protein RadA translates to MKQKTIYTCQQCGYQSPKWLGKCPDCQKWNTLAEEAIVLTRGKGRSPVPAGKPQRLHEVAGTEEDRIRCGIAEFDRVLGGGVVPGSFALIGGDPGIGKSTLLLQSIARLAESAPALYVTAEESTRQVKLRAERLGVAAKDLFLLAETSLEAILERVRELGPGFLVVDSIQTIFTSALESAPGSVSQVRECAGRLMQVAKGDGIPTFIVGHVTKDGSIAGPRMLEHMVDTVLYFEGDAGHPYRILRAVKNRFGSTNEIGVFEMKESGLAEVANPSELFLAERPEGAAGSAVVSSLEGSRPILVELQALVSGSSFGTPRRTTIGIDHNRVSLLVAVLEKKVGLSLLSQDVFLNVAGGVRLDEPAADLGVIAALASSHLNRPLPPRTIVFGEVGLAGEVRAVSRPELRINEAARLGFDRCLLPAGNLKNLEPPPGIALVGVRSAEEALEGMFE, encoded by the coding sequence TTGAAACAGAAGACGATCTATACCTGCCAGCAGTGCGGCTATCAGAGTCCCAAGTGGCTGGGAAAGTGTCCCGACTGCCAGAAATGGAACACCCTGGCCGAGGAGGCCATCGTGTTGACCCGGGGGAAAGGCCGCTCACCTGTTCCGGCCGGGAAGCCCCAGCGTCTGCATGAAGTGGCGGGAACTGAGGAGGACCGCATACGCTGCGGCATTGCGGAATTCGATCGGGTCCTGGGAGGCGGAGTGGTCCCCGGCTCCTTCGCCCTGATCGGAGGCGATCCGGGGATCGGCAAATCGACTCTCCTTCTTCAGAGTATTGCGCGCCTGGCGGAATCCGCACCGGCCCTCTACGTCACCGCCGAAGAGTCGACCCGGCAGGTCAAGCTGCGCGCCGAACGACTGGGGGTTGCGGCAAAGGATCTGTTTCTGCTGGCCGAAACTTCCCTGGAAGCGATTCTCGAGAGGGTGCGTGAACTAGGACCCGGGTTCCTGGTGGTCGACTCCATTCAGACCATATTCACCTCAGCCCTCGAATCGGCCCCGGGAAGCGTCAGCCAGGTGCGTGAATGCGCCGGACGGCTGATGCAGGTGGCCAAGGGGGACGGCATTCCCACCTTCATCGTCGGCCACGTCACCAAGGACGGATCCATCGCCGGGCCGCGCATGCTCGAACACATGGTCGATACCGTCCTCTATTTCGAAGGGGATGCGGGTCATCCCTATCGCATCCTGAGGGCGGTGAAGAACCGCTTCGGCTCCACAAACGAGATCGGCGTCTTCGAGATGAAGGAGAGCGGACTGGCCGAAGTCGCCAACCCCTCGGAGCTCTTCCTCGCCGAGCGCCCCGAAGGAGCGGCCGGCAGCGCCGTCGTCTCCTCGCTGGAGGGGAGCCGTCCGATCCTGGTGGAACTGCAGGCGCTGGTCTCCGGCTCCTCTTTCGGAACGCCGCGGCGCACCACCATCGGGATCGATCACAACCGGGTTTCCCTGCTGGTGGCCGTGCTCGAGAAGAAAGTCGGTCTATCGCTGCTGTCTCAGGACGTTTTCCTTAATGTCGCCGGCGGGGTGCGTCTCGACGAACCGGCCGCCGATCTCGGGGTGATCGCCGCCCTGGCTTCCAGCCATCTCAATCGGCCGTTGCCGCCGCGGACCATCGTTTTCGGCGAGGTCGGTCTGGCCGGGGAGGTGCGCGCCGTCTCCCGCCCCGAATTGCGCATCAATGAAGCGGCCCGCCTCGGATTCGACCGCTGCCTGCTCCCTGCCGGCAACCTCAAGAACCTTGAGCCGCCTCCCGGAATCGCGCTGGTCGGCGTCCGCAGCGCCGAAGAGGCGCTGGAAGGAATGTTCGAGTAG